A single genomic interval of Magnetospirillum sp. 15-1 harbors:
- a CDS encoding DUF1932 domain-containing protein, with translation MWTDPTIGLIGYGEVGRILAEDLRAQGVRVAAHDIKLGGPNEGELVDHAARFGVELVSGHAALAALSDLVISAVTASQAVTVAEACAPGLRAGTYVLDFNSASPKAKTEAAALVNAAGGRFVEGAVMTSVPPYRIKVPLLLGGPDAAGLEPLLNGLGFAAKVASDKLGVASATKMCRSVMIKGLEAMVIESFATARAYGVEDAVIASLAETFPGMEWEKLGAYFFQRVIQHGRRRAEEVREVARTVREAGLEPFSAAGTALRQAWVADLADAGVFGAKSAPGFAKSDDWRVEADRILAISKRKDES, from the coding sequence ATGTGGACTGACCCCACCATCGGCCTGATCGGCTATGGCGAGGTGGGCCGCATCCTCGCCGAGGATCTGCGGGCGCAAGGGGTGCGGGTGGCCGCCCATGACATCAAGCTGGGCGGACCGAACGAGGGTGAACTGGTGGACCATGCCGCCCGCTTCGGGGTCGAACTGGTCTCGGGCCATGCCGCTTTGGCGGCCCTGTCCGATCTGGTGATTTCGGCGGTGACCGCCTCCCAGGCGGTCACGGTGGCCGAGGCTTGCGCGCCGGGGCTGCGGGCGGGGACGTATGTCCTGGATTTCAACTCGGCGTCGCCCAAGGCCAAGACCGAGGCCGCCGCCCTGGTGAACGCCGCCGGTGGGCGCTTCGTCGAAGGGGCGGTGATGACCTCGGTACCGCCCTACCGCATCAAGGTGCCGCTGCTGCTCGGCGGTCCCGACGCCGCCGGGCTGGAGCCGCTGCTGAACGGTCTGGGCTTTGCCGCCAAGGTGGCGTCGGACAAGCTGGGCGTGGCCTCGGCCACCAAGATGTGCCGCTCGGTGATGATCAAGGGCCTGGAGGCCATGGTGATCGAAAGCTTCGCCACGGCACGGGCCTATGGCGTCGAGGATGCGGTCATCGCCTCGCTGGCCGAGACCTTTCCCGGCATGGAGTGGGAAAAGCTGGGCGCCTATTTCTTCCAGCGGGTGATCCAGCATGGCCGCCGCCGTGCCGAGGAAGTGCGCGAGGTGGCCCGGACGGTGCGCGAAGCCGGCCTTGAACCCTTCTCGGCCGCCGGCACCGCCCTGCGTCAGGCCTGGGTGGCCGATCTGGCCGATGCCGGTGTGTTCGGCGCCAAATCCGCCCCCGGTTTTGCCAAATCGGACGACTGGCGGGTCGAGGCCGACCGTATTCTCGCCATCTCCAAGCGGAAGGACGAGTCATGA
- the ligK gene encoding 4-carboxy-4-hydroxy-2-oxoadipate aldolase/oxaloacetate decarboxylase: MNDLGIVKRNIVRADRAAVERLVKFGVATIHEAMGRVGLMKPYMRPIYPGAHLCGTAVTVLLHPGDNWMMHVAAEQIQPGDVVIAAISADCTDGFFGDLLATSFRARGAVGLVIDAGVRDVKDLTAMGFPVFSKAISAKGTIKATLGSVNVPVVCAGAAVNPGDVVVADDDGVVVVPAAVAQAAADAAQAREDNEAAKRRRLAAGELGLDMYKMREALAQAGLKYVD; encoded by the coding sequence ATGAATGACCTCGGAATCGTCAAACGCAACATCGTCCGCGCCGACCGGGCCGCCGTCGAGAGACTCGTCAAATTCGGCGTCGCCACCATCCACGAGGCCATGGGCCGGGTCGGCCTGATGAAGCCCTATATGCGCCCCATCTATCCCGGCGCCCATCTGTGCGGCACGGCGGTGACCGTGCTGCTGCATCCCGGCGACAACTGGATGATGCATGTGGCGGCCGAGCAGATTCAGCCGGGCGACGTGGTGATCGCCGCCATCTCCGCCGATTGCACCGACGGCTTTTTCGGCGACCTGCTGGCCACCTCGTTCCGGGCCAGGGGCGCGGTGGGGCTGGTAATCGATGCCGGGGTGCGTGACGTAAAGGACCTTACCGCCATGGGTTTCCCGGTGTTCTCCAAGGCCATCAGCGCCAAGGGCACCATCAAGGCGACCCTGGGCAGCGTCAACGTGCCCGTCGTCTGTGCCGGTGCCGCCGTCAATCCCGGCGACGTGGTGGTGGCCGATGACGACGGCGTGGTGGTGGTTCCGGCGGCCGTGGCGCAAGCCGCCGCCGATGCCGCCCAGGCGCGCGAGGACAACGAGGCGGCCAAGCGCCGGCGTCTGGCCGCCGGCGAACTGGGCCTCGATATGTACAAGATGCGCGAAGCCCTGGCGCAAGCGGGGTTGAAGTATGTGGACTGA
- a CDS encoding 4-oxalomesaconate tautomerase has protein sequence MQTPIPCLFMRGGTSRGPFFLESDLPADVALRDKVLLAVMGSPHARQIDGLGGGHPLTSKVGMVRPGTLPGVDLDFLFAQLQPDRDTVDTTPNCGNMLAAVVPFALERGIVQPQGDTTTLRVLTLNTGMQCDITVQTPGGRVEYAGDARIDGVPGTSAPIAINFLDTAGSVCSGLLPTGRVRDVIDGLEVTCIDNGMPMVLFRASDMGRTGSESVDAMNADDDLKVRIEALRLKAGHLMGLGDVKAKNYPKMCLIAPPAAGGAVGTRCFIPHVCHDAIGVLAAVTVATACVLKGSVAEGLAVVSGGGVKTIAVEHPTGEFSVELELDAADPEKVIRAALLRTARLLMKGEAMVPASVWEGKSA, from the coding sequence ATGCAGACCCCGATCCCTTGCCTGTTCATGCGCGGCGGCACGTCACGCGGGCCGTTCTTCCTGGAAAGCGACCTGCCGGCCGACGTGGCGCTGCGGGACAAGGTGCTGCTGGCCGTCATGGGCTCGCCCCATGCGCGGCAGATCGACGGGCTGGGCGGCGGCCATCCGCTGACCAGCAAGGTCGGCATGGTGCGCCCCGGCACCCTGCCGGGCGTCGATCTCGACTTCCTGTTCGCCCAGTTGCAGCCCGACCGGGACACGGTCGACACCACGCCCAATTGCGGCAACATGCTGGCCGCCGTGGTGCCCTTCGCCCTGGAACGCGGCATCGTGCAGCCCCAGGGCGACACCACCACCTTGCGCGTCCTGACGCTGAACACCGGCATGCAGTGCGACATCACCGTCCAGACGCCGGGCGGGCGGGTGGAGTATGCGGGCGACGCCCGCATCGACGGGGTGCCCGGCACCTCCGCCCCCATCGCCATCAATTTCCTCGATACCGCCGGTTCGGTGTGTTCCGGCCTGCTGCCCACCGGCCGGGTCCGGGACGTCATCGACGGGCTGGAGGTCACCTGCATCGACAACGGCATGCCCATGGTGCTGTTCCGCGCCTCCGACATGGGCCGCACCGGCTCCGAAAGCGTCGATGCCATGAATGCCGACGACGACCTCAAGGTCCGTATCGAGGCCCTGCGGCTCAAGGCCGGGCATCTGATGGGCCTGGGCGACGTCAAGGCGAAGAATTACCCCAAGATGTGCCTGATCGCTCCGCCCGCCGCCGGTGGGGCGGTGGGAACCCGCTGCTTCATTCCCCATGTCTGTCATGACGCCATCGGCGTGCTGGCCGCCGTGACCGTGGCCACCGCCTGCGTGCTGAAGGGCTCGGTGGCCGAAGGTCTGGCGGTGGTGTCGGGCGGCGGCGTCAAGACCATCGCCGTCGAGCACCCCACCGGCGAGTTCAGCGTCGAACTGGAGCTGGATGCCGCCGATCCCGAGAAAGTCATTCGCGCCGCCCTGCTGCGCACCGCCCGCCTGCTGATGAAGGGTGAGGCGATGGTTCCGGCCTCCGTCTGGGAAGGAAAGTCCGCATGA
- a CDS encoding amidohydrolase family protein, translated as MIIDIHGHYTTAPKALEEWRNRQIAGLKDPAQAPKAAELRISDDELRESIVANQLAKMKERGSDLTIFSPRASFMAHHIGDFQTSSTWAAICNELCARVAGLFPDNFIGAAMLPQSPGVDPKTCLPEIEKCVKEYGFVAINLNPDPSGGHWTSPPLSDRSWYPIYEAMVEYELPAMVHVSTSCNACFHTTGAHYLNADTTAFMQCLTSDLFKDFPSLKFIIPHGGGAVPYHWGRFRGLAQELKKPLLRDHLLNNIFFDTCVYHQPGIDLLTKVIPVDNILFASEMIGAVRGIDPETGHYYDDTKRYIEATLNLSPEDRFKVYEGNARRVYPRLDRALKAKGL; from the coding sequence ATGATCATCGATATCCACGGTCACTACACCACGGCGCCCAAGGCGCTGGAAGAGTGGCGCAACCGCCAGATCGCCGGATTGAAGGACCCCGCGCAGGCGCCCAAGGCCGCGGAGCTGAGGATCAGCGACGACGAACTGCGCGAGTCCATCGTCGCCAATCAGCTCGCCAAGATGAAGGAGCGCGGCTCCGACCTGACCATCTTCAGCCCGCGCGCCAGCTTCATGGCCCACCATATCGGCGATTTCCAGACGTCGTCGACCTGGGCGGCCATCTGCAACGAGCTGTGCGCCCGCGTCGCCGGCCTGTTCCCCGACAATTTCATCGGTGCGGCCATGCTGCCGCAATCGCCGGGTGTCGATCCCAAGACCTGTCTCCCCGAGATCGAGAAGTGCGTGAAGGAGTATGGCTTCGTCGCCATCAACCTCAATCCCGACCCTTCCGGCGGGCACTGGACCTCGCCGCCGCTTTCCGACCGCTCGTGGTATCCCATCTACGAGGCCATGGTGGAATACGAGCTGCCGGCCATGGTCCACGTGTCCACCTCGTGCAATGCCTGCTTCCACACCACCGGCGCCCATTATCTCAACGCCGACACCACCGCCTTCATGCAGTGCCTGACCTCGGACCTGTTCAAGGACTTCCCATCCCTGAAATTCATCATCCCCCATGGCGGCGGCGCGGTGCCCTATCACTGGGGCCGCTTCCGGGGGCTGGCCCAGGAGCTGAAGAAGCCGCTGCTGCGCGATCACCTGCTCAACAACATCTTCTTCGACACCTGCGTCTACCACCAGCCGGGCATCGACCTGCTGACCAAGGTGATCCCGGTGGACAACATCCTGTTCGCCTCCGAGATGATCGGCGCGGTGCGCGGCATCGACCCGGAGACCGGGCATTACTACGACGACACCAAGCGCTACATCGAGGCGACGCTGAACCTTTCGCCCGAAGACCGCTTCAAGGTCTACGAGGGCAACGCGCGCCGCGTCTATCCCCGCCTGGATCGGGCGCTCAAGGCCAAGGGACTCTGA
- a CDS encoding bacteriohemerythrin, with the protein MFNLNVSGRIYAGFGLIVLLLLVLAGQSITTLGSSKAQIDKYAGVSDNAQRVLSLKGDFANIRRNVIIFADNADPKALEQIRKIQPSIAKTLPEAATATVDPTRKANLTRMQELFSAYMAGFDKVADLRKAKMELVEKRMNVVGVAARKDLSQIMKTAMEDGDHEAAALTGVAQESLLLGRINAIKFLADPSDDLTREAGKQIEEFVKEAEALTKRLRNPERKRLAGEAEANAKAYRDAFIQVAAATTTLDTLVFKDMAALAAQFADLADQTVHSQDQAMDLQKADTEAGMARSSTATWTGAIIALGLAVLLSWLIARSIVTPLSAMTGAMTELSKGNKTIDIPARERTDEIGAMAQAMEIFKENTLKMDKLQAEQEAQKLKAEADRKAALHHMADTFEESVGKVVQTVTSAATELQAASSQMAGTAHETSAQATTVASAAQQASANVETVAAATEELAASISEIAKQVERSQAVASRAEEEAENTTNQVRALSDNVGRIGEVVVLINDIAAQTNLLALNATIEAARAGDAGKGFAVVANEVKNLANQTAKATDEIASQIKAVQEGTGNAVKAIDTISKVISEMGEISASVASAVQEQTAATGEIARNVEQAAAGTSEVSSNIDSVEQAARETGHAAEQISESATDLSKQAEVLRGEVSRFLHQVRADKADMKILEWDNALNTGVASIDRHHQDMYAEINRFYGEMMSGNGDAAIQGILVQVAKSFEPHFKEEEEVMTRHGYPAIDDHRRRHAEFFAKFEGLRHEVEAGKDGATGRMFQYVAGWLKDHIRHEDGKIAAFLRDRKIVA; encoded by the coding sequence ATGTTCAATCTCAACGTTTCCGGGCGAATTTATGCCGGGTTCGGCCTGATCGTCCTGCTGCTGCTGGTGCTGGCCGGGCAGTCCATCACCACACTGGGCTCCTCGAAAGCTCAGATCGACAAATACGCCGGCGTTTCCGACAACGCCCAGAGGGTGCTGAGCCTCAAGGGCGATTTCGCCAATATCCGGCGCAACGTCATCATCTTCGCCGATAACGCCGACCCCAAGGCCCTGGAGCAGATTCGCAAGATCCAGCCCTCCATCGCCAAGACCCTGCCCGAAGCCGCTACCGCCACCGTCGATCCGACCCGCAAGGCCAACCTGACCAGAATGCAGGAGCTGTTCAGCGCCTACATGGCCGGCTTCGACAAGGTGGCCGACCTGCGCAAGGCCAAGATGGAACTGGTCGAGAAGCGCATGAACGTGGTCGGTGTCGCCGCCCGCAAGGACCTGAGCCAGATCATGAAGACGGCCATGGAGGACGGCGACCACGAGGCCGCCGCCCTGACCGGCGTGGCGCAGGAATCGCTGCTGCTGGGCCGGATCAACGCCATCAAGTTCCTGGCCGATCCCAGCGACGATCTGACCCGAGAGGCCGGAAAGCAGATCGAGGAATTCGTCAAGGAAGCCGAAGCCCTGACCAAGCGGCTGCGTAACCCCGAGCGCAAGCGTCTGGCCGGCGAGGCCGAGGCCAACGCCAAGGCCTATCGCGACGCCTTCATCCAGGTGGCCGCCGCCACCACCACTCTCGACACCCTGGTGTTCAAGGACATGGCCGCCCTGGCCGCCCAGTTCGCCGATCTGGCCGACCAGACCGTGCATTCCCAGGACCAGGCCATGGACCTCCAGAAGGCAGATACCGAGGCCGGCATGGCGCGCAGCAGCACCGCCACCTGGACCGGCGCCATCATCGCGCTGGGTCTGGCCGTGCTGTTGTCCTGGCTGATCGCCCGGTCCATCGTCACGCCGCTGTCGGCCATGACCGGGGCCATGACCGAACTGTCCAAGGGCAACAAGACCATCGACATCCCGGCGCGCGAGCGTACCGACGAGATCGGCGCCATGGCCCAGGCCATGGAGATCTTCAAGGAAAACACCCTGAAGATGGACAAGCTGCAGGCCGAGCAGGAAGCCCAGAAGCTCAAGGCCGAAGCCGACCGCAAGGCGGCGCTGCATCACATGGCCGACACCTTCGAGGAAAGCGTCGGCAAGGTGGTGCAGACCGTCACCTCGGCGGCCACCGAACTGCAGGCCGCCTCCAGCCAGATGGCCGGTACCGCCCACGAGACCAGCGCCCAGGCCACCACCGTCGCCTCGGCGGCGCAGCAGGCCTCGGCCAATGTGGAGACCGTGGCCGCCGCCACCGAGGAACTGGCCGCCTCCATCTCGGAAATCGCCAAGCAGGTGGAGCGTTCGCAGGCCGTCGCCAGTCGTGCCGAGGAAGAGGCCGAGAACACCACCAATCAGGTCCGCGCCCTGTCGGACAATGTGGGCCGCATCGGCGAGGTGGTGGTGCTGATCAACGACATCGCCGCCCAGACCAACCTGCTGGCCTTGAACGCCACCATCGAGGCGGCCAGGGCCGGCGACGCCGGCAAGGGCTTCGCCGTGGTCGCCAACGAGGTCAAGAATCTCGCCAACCAGACCGCCAAGGCCACCGACGAGATCGCCAGCCAGATCAAGGCGGTGCAGGAAGGCACCGGCAACGCGGTCAAGGCCATCGACACCATTTCCAAGGTCATCTCGGAAATGGGCGAGATCAGCGCCTCGGTCGCCTCCGCCGTGCAGGAACAGACCGCCGCCACCGGCGAAATCGCCCGCAACGTGGAACAGGCCGCTGCCGGGACCTCGGAAGTGTCCAGCAACATCGATTCGGTGGAACAGGCGGCGCGCGAAACCGGCCATGCCGCCGAGCAGATCAGCGAATCGGCCACCGACCTGTCCAAGCAGGCGGAAGTCCTGCGCGGCGAGGTGAGCCGCTTCCTGCATCAGGTCCGCGCCGACAAGGCGGACATGAAGATCCTGGAATGGGACAACGCGCTCAATACCGGCGTGGCGAGCATCGACCGCCATCACCAGGACATGTATGCCGAGATCAACCGCTTCTACGGCGAGATGATGAGCGGCAACGGCGATGCCGCCATCCAGGGCATCCTGGTCCAGGTGGCCAAGTCCTTCGAGCCGCACTTCAAGGAGGAAGAGGAGGTGATGACCCGCCACGGCTACCCGGCCATCGACGATCATCGCCGCCGTCACGCCGAATTCTTCGCCAAGTTCGAGGGGTTGAGGCACGAGGTGGAGGCCGGCAAGGACGGCGCCACCGGGCGGATGTTCCAGTATGTCGCCGGCTGGCTGAAGGACCATATCCGCCACGAGGACGGCAAGATCGCCGCCTTCCTGCGCGACAGGAAGATCGTCGCCTAG
- a CDS encoding LysR substrate-binding domain-containing protein, protein MNLKQLEYFVRVAELGSFSKAAMVLDIAQPALSRQVRLLETDLRITLLSRTGRGVALTEAGSRLFEHAVGILQSVERAAEDLESARGEPAGRIVIGLPPSIGRRLILPLVERFRATLPKARLAVVEGLSTHVTEWIATGRVDLGLVHNPEPNPAIEVSRLLDEPLGLVGPAGDFPPTLRWAELGTCPLILPERTHAMRKLLETQAAFAEVRLKVVMEVSSIPSILDLVAAGYGHAVLTETALASWRRAGAFSLRRLVDPAVTSTLFMAVSAHKPITPLGRRAMALLQDLVKTEMG, encoded by the coding sequence TTGAACCTCAAGCAGCTGGAATACTTCGTCCGCGTCGCCGAACTGGGCAGCTTCAGCAAGGCGGCCATGGTGCTCGACATCGCCCAGCCTGCCCTGTCGCGGCAGGTCCGCCTGCTGGAGACCGACCTGCGGATCACGCTGCTCAGCCGCACCGGGCGGGGCGTGGCGCTGACCGAGGCGGGTTCGCGCCTGTTCGAGCATGCGGTGGGCATCCTGCAATCGGTGGAACGCGCCGCCGAGGATTTGGAATCGGCGCGCGGCGAGCCGGCGGGGCGGATCGTCATCGGCCTGCCGCCCAGCATCGGCCGCCGTCTGATCCTGCCTTTGGTCGAACGCTTTCGCGCCACCCTGCCCAAGGCGCGGCTCGCCGTCGTCGAGGGGCTGTCCACCCACGTCACCGAATGGATCGCTACCGGACGGGTGGATCTGGGGCTGGTCCACAATCCCGAGCCCAATCCGGCCATCGAGGTTTCACGCCTGCTGGACGAGCCGCTGGGGCTGGTCGGCCCGGCCGGCGACTTTCCCCCCACCCTGCGCTGGGCCGAGCTTGGCACCTGTCCCCTGATTCTGCCCGAGCGCACCCATGCCATGCGCAAGCTGCTGGAGACCCAGGCAGCCTTCGCCGAGGTGCGGCTCAAGGTGGTGATGGAGGTATCCTCCATTCCCTCCATCCTCGATCTGGTCGCCGCCGGCTACGGCCATGCGGTGCTGACCGAGACGGCGCTGGCCTCCTGGCGCCGCGCCGGGGCGTTCAGCCTGCGCCGGCTGGTCGACCCCGCCGTCACCAGCACCCTGTTCATGGCGGTGTCCGCCCACAAGCCCATCACGCCGCTGGGACGCCGCGCCATGGCCCTGTTACAGGATCTTGTGAAAACGGAAATGGGCTGA
- the ligA gene encoding protocatechuate 4,5-dioxygenase subunit alpha: protein MALDKPYLDIPGTTIFDAEQSRLGYHLNQFCMSLMTAENRTRFKADERAYLDEWPMSEEQKRAVLARDLNRCIQLGGNIYFLAKIGATDGRSFQQMAGSMTGMSEEEYRAMMLAGGRSVEGNRHLGEDGDAQPHRQPQGKGRA from the coding sequence ATGGCACTGGACAAGCCCTATCTGGACATTCCCGGCACCACCATCTTCGACGCCGAGCAGTCGCGCCTGGGCTACCACCTCAACCAATTCTGCATGTCGCTGATGACGGCCGAGAACCGGACCCGCTTCAAGGCGGACGAGCGCGCCTATCTGGACGAATGGCCGATGAGCGAGGAGCAGAAGCGGGCGGTATTGGCCCGCGACCTCAACCGCTGCATCCAACTGGGCGGCAACATCTACTTCCTGGCCAAGATCGGCGCCACCGACGGCCGGTCCTTCCAGCAGATGGCCGGGTCCATGACCGGCATGAGCGAGGAGGAATACCGGGCCATGATGCTGGCCGGCGGGCGCTCGGTGGAGGGCAACCGTCATCTCGGCGAGGACGGCGACGCCCAGCCCCACCGTCAACCCCAGGGCAAGGGGAGGGCTTGA
- a CDS encoding class III extradiol dioxygenase subunit beta: MARITASVYTSHVPAIGAAIDLGKTQEPYWQPLFAGYEPSKRWMEGNTPDVVFLVYNDHATAFSLDLIPTFAIGCAAEFRPADEGWGPRPVPVVKGHPELAAHIAQSVIQDDFDLTIANKMDVDHGLTVPLSLMFGQPDAWPCPVIPFAVNVVQYPVPSGRRCYALGKAIRKAIESFDRPLNVQIWGTGGMSHQLQGARAGLINREFDTAFLDRLIADPEGLAQVPHIDYVREAGSEGIELVMWLIARGAMTEDAAPRLVHRFYHVPASNTAVGHLILENP, from the coding sequence ATGGCCCGCATCACCGCCAGCGTCTATACCTCGCACGTGCCGGCCATCGGCGCCGCCATCGACCTGGGCAAGACGCAGGAACCCTACTGGCAGCCACTGTTCGCCGGCTACGAGCCGTCCAAGCGGTGGATGGAGGGCAACACGCCGGACGTGGTCTTCCTGGTCTATAACGATCACGCGACAGCATTCAGCCTGGACCTGATCCCCACCTTCGCCATCGGCTGCGCCGCCGAGTTTCGGCCCGCCGATGAGGGCTGGGGGCCGCGTCCCGTCCCGGTGGTGAAGGGCCATCCCGAACTGGCCGCCCATATCGCCCAGTCGGTGATCCAGGACGATTTCGACCTGACCATCGCCAACAAGATGGACGTGGATCACGGGCTGACCGTGCCGCTGTCCCTGATGTTCGGGCAGCCCGATGCCTGGCCCTGCCCGGTCATTCCCTTCGCGGTCAACGTGGTGCAGTACCCGGTGCCGTCGGGACGGCGCTGCTACGCCCTGGGCAAGGCGATCAGGAAGGCCATCGAGAGCTTCGACCGGCCCTTGAACGTCCAGATCTGGGGCACCGGCGGCATGAGCCACCAACTGCAGGGAGCCCGTGCCGGGCTGATCAACCGCGAGTTCGACACCGCCTTTCTCGACCGGCTGATCGCCGATCCGGAAGGGTTGGCCCAGGTGCCTCACATCGACTATGTGCGCGAGGCCGGTTCGGAAGGCATCGAGCTGGTCATGTGGCTGATCGCCCGCGGCGCCATGACCGAGGATGCGGCGCCCCGGCTCGTCCACCGTTTCTACCACGTGCCGGCCAGCAACACCGCCGTCGGCCATCTGATCCTGGAGAACCCATGA
- a CDS encoding pentapeptide repeat-containing protein, translating to MRLFMLLPAALLLWVGAAAAQCRPAPGADLTGCDFSGAMLENGDLRGARLDGARFAKANLKWANLTGASLKGAVFTEADLFHTIFDEADMTGADLGGTYLFGANLIGTRLVGANFKGAFLKDILMERADLSGAKMAGVYMLRGVFEDARLNGADLEGADMTGAAAERADFTEANLKGTRLSGASVRFARFVRADLEGADFAKADLLHTVFDGARNVPAGVTETLAALFGAEERR from the coding sequence ATGCGACTGTTTATGCTGCTGCCGGCCGCGTTGCTGCTATGGGTGGGAGCGGCGGCGGCCCAATGCCGCCCGGCGCCTGGGGCCGACCTTACCGGCTGTGATTTCTCCGGCGCCATGCTGGAGAACGGCGACCTGCGCGGCGCCCGGCTGGACGGCGCCCGCTTCGCCAAGGCCAATCTGAAATGGGCCAATCTGACCGGGGCCAGCCTGAAGGGCGCGGTCTTCACCGAGGCCGACCTGTTCCACACCATTTTCGACGAGGCCGACATGACCGGCGCCGACCTCGGCGGGACCTACCTGTTCGGGGCCAATCTGATCGGCACCCGGCTGGTCGGCGCCAATTTCAAGGGCGCCTTCCTCAAGGACATCCTGATGGAGCGGGCCGACCTGTCGGGAGCCAAAATGGCGGGGGTCTATATGCTGCGCGGCGTGTTCGAGGACGCCCGGCTGAACGGAGCCGACCTGGAGGGCGCCGACATGACCGGAGCGGCGGCGGAACGGGCCGACTTCACCGAGGCCAATCTCAAGGGAACACGGCTGTCGGGGGCGTCGGTGCGCTTCGCCCGTTTCGTGCGCGCCGACCTGGAGGGCGCCGACTTCGCCAAGGCCGATCTGCTGCACACGGTGTTCGACGGAGCCCGCAATGTGCCCGCGGGGGTGACCGAAACCCTGGCCGCCCTGTTCGGAGCCGAGGAGAGGCGGTAG
- a CDS encoding amidohydrolase family protein, translating into MTFEKTPGWLDWYAGPSKPAFTPPPGAVDAHCHVFGPGDQFPFAPERKYTPCDASKDQLFALRDHLGFARNVIVQATCHGADNRAMIDALKHSQGRARGVATVKRSVSDAELAGMNAAGVRGVRFNFVRRLVDFTPKDELMEIASRIAPLGWHVVIYFEAVDLPELWDFFTALPTTVVVDHMGRPDVTKPVDGPEFSLFLKFMREHANVWSKVSCPERLSLSGPPALDGERAAYRDVVPFARAVVEAFPDRVLWGTDWPHPNLKDHMPDDGLLVDFIPHIAPTAELRKKLLVDNPMRLYWPEE; encoded by the coding sequence ATGACCTTCGAGAAGACTCCCGGCTGGCTCGACTGGTATGCCGGTCCCTCCAAGCCGGCCTTCACCCCGCCCCCCGGCGCCGTGGACGCCCATTGCCACGTGTTCGGTCCCGGCGACCAATTCCCCTTCGCGCCCGAGCGCAAGTACACCCCCTGCGATGCCTCCAAGGACCAGTTGTTCGCCCTGCGCGACCATCTGGGCTTCGCCCGTAACGTCATCGTCCAGGCCACCTGCCACGGCGCCGACAACCGCGCCATGATCGATGCGTTGAAGCATTCCCAGGGCAGAGCGCGCGGTGTCGCCACGGTGAAACGTTCGGTCAGCGACGCCGAACTGGCCGGGATGAATGCCGCCGGCGTGCGCGGCGTGCGCTTCAACTTCGTGCGTCGGCTGGTGGATTTCACGCCTAAGGACGAACTGATGGAGATCGCTTCGCGCATCGCGCCGTTGGGCTGGCATGTGGTGATCTATTTCGAGGCGGTGGACCTGCCCGAGCTGTGGGATTTCTTCACCGCCCTGCCAACCACCGTGGTGGTTGACCACATGGGCCGCCCCGACGTCACCAAGCCGGTGGACGGGCCGGAGTTCTCCCTGTTCCTGAAATTCATGCGCGAGCACGCCAATGTGTGGAGCAAGGTGAGCTGCCCCGAGCGCCTGTCGCTTTCCGGGCCGCCGGCCCTGGACGGCGAGCGTGCCGCCTACCGCGACGTGGTGCCCTTCGCCAGGGCGGTGGTCGAGGCGTTCCCCGACCGGGTGCTGTGGGGCACCGACTGGCCCCATCCCAATCTGAAGGACCATATGCCCGACGACGGGCTGCTGGTGGATTTCATCCCCCACATCGCTCCCACGGCCGAGCTGCGGAAGAAGCTGCTGGTGGACAATCCCATGCGTCTCTACTGGCCCGAGGAGTGA